The following proteins come from a genomic window of candidate division WOR-3 bacterium:
- the rfbD gene encoding dTDP-4-dehydrorhamnose reductase has product MSYPKSILITGAEGQLGSELVEILSKNYRTFGADLKDFDITDFKTTENCIKKVKPQIIIHTAAYTDVDGCEKEKEKAFKVNSLGTRNLSIVARKINAKFFYISTDYVFSGEKEEPYYEYDQPSPINIYGKTKLLGEIFVKEQLNNFFILRIAWLYGKNGINFIKKIIQLAKTNEEIKVVNDQFGSPTWTVSVINQIEKLLSTELYGTYHCSSEGKCSWFEFALEILKELGYKIEKKDKESIILKMENKELKSKFKEIIKLKGIKSEEFKSLAKRPKNSVLENYLLKLQNLNIMPHWKEDLIKFIKQQTISFRKNDV; this is encoded by the coding sequence ATGTCTTATCCTAAATCCATACTAATTACTGGAGCAGAAGGACAGCTCGGTTCCGAGTTAGTTGAGATATTATCCAAGAATTATAGAACTTTTGGGGCGGACCTAAAAGACTTTGATATTACCGATTTTAAAACTACAGAAAATTGTATTAAAAAGGTAAAACCTCAGATAATAATTCATACTGCAGCTTATACTGATGTAGATGGATGCGAAAAAGAAAAAGAAAAAGCCTTTAAAGTGAATTCCCTGGGCACAAGAAACCTTTCTATAGTAGCAAGAAAAATCAATGCTAAATTTTTTTATATAAGCACTGATTATGTTTTTAGTGGAGAGAAAGAAGAACCTTATTATGAATACGACCAACCAAGTCCGATAAACATCTATGGGAAAACAAAACTTTTGGGCGAAATCTTCGTTAAAGAACAACTAAATAACTTCTTTATCCTCCGTATAGCCTGGCTCTATGGAAAAAATGGAATAAATTTCATAAAGAAAATAATTCAGCTTGCCAAAACAAATGAAGAAATTAAAGTGGTTAACGACCAATTTGGTTCTCCAACTTGGACGGTAAGCGTAATTAATCAGATAGAAAAACTTTTAAGCACTGAACTTTACGGAACATATCATTGTTCCTCAGAAGGAAAATGTTCTTGGTTTGAATTTGCCCTTGAAATTCTAAAAGAATTGGGTTATAAAATAGAAAAGAAAGATAAAGAATCTATTATTCTAAAAATGGAAAATAAAGAGCTAAAAAGCAAATTTAAGGAAATAATCAAACTTAAAGGAATTAAAAGCGAAGAATTTAAATCTCTTGCAAAAAGACCAAAAAATTCCGTTCTCGAAAATTATCTACTCAAATTGCAAAATTTGAATATAATGCCTCACTGGAAAGAAGATCTTATAAAATTCATAAAACAACAAACAATAAGTTTTAGGAAAAATGACGTTTAA
- the rfbC gene encoding dTDP-4-dehydrorhamnose 3,5-epimerase: MTFKKLSIPDVILISPKVLKDKRGLFAETYKKSLFDKAGIRIDFVQENYSKSKKNVLRGLHYQIPPYEQAKLVSCIRGKIFDVVVDIRKNSPFYGKWVGVYLSSRGKNAIYIPEGFAHGYLVLSEEAEIIYKVSKEYSKEHERGILWNDPEININWPLSGEPILSEKDKKLPAFTLAEKFDQNEKRQ; encoded by the coding sequence ATGACGTTTAAAAAACTTTCCATTCCCGATGTAATTCTCATAAGCCCTAAAGTTCTCAAAGACAAAAGAGGTTTATTTGCAGAAACTTACAAAAAATCCCTTTTTGATAAAGCTGGTATTAGGATTGATTTTGTCCAAGAGAATTACTCTAAATCTAAAAAAAATGTCCTTAGAGGGTTACATTACCAGATTCCTCCTTATGAGCAGGCGAAGCTCGTAAGCTGTATAAGAGGTAAAATTTTCGATGTTGTGGTTGATATAAGAAAGAATTCTCCTTTCTATGGAAAATGGGTGGGAGTTTACTTATCTTCAAGGGGGAAAAATGCTATTTATATCCCAGAAGGATTCGCACATGGTTATCTCGTTTTAAGTGAAGAAGCAGAAATAATATACAAAGTAAGCAAAGAATACTCAAAGGAACACGAAAGAGGAATCTTATGGAATGATCCTGAAATAAATATTAATTGGCCCCTTTCTGGAGAACCTATTTTATCAGAGAAAGATAAAAAACTACCAGCGTTTACCTTAGCAGAAAAGTTCGATCAAAATGAAAAAAGACAATAA